A genomic region of Phragmites australis chromosome 2, lpPhrAust1.1, whole genome shotgun sequence contains the following coding sequences:
- the LOC133908802 gene encoding uncharacterized protein LOC133908802, whose protein sequence is MGKVKRGSIFIRLVSAAGTGFFYVKRKNPRRITEKLEFRKYDPRVNKHVLFTEAKMK, encoded by the coding sequence ATGGGGAAGGTGAAGCGCGGATCCATCTTCATCAGGCTCGTGTCGGCGGCCGGGACGGGTTTCTTCTACGTGAAGCGCAAGAACCCGCGCCGGATCACAGAGAAGCTTGAGTTCAGGAAGTACGACCCCCGCGTCAACAAGCACGTCCTCTTCACCGAAGCCAAGATGAAGTGA